A single genomic interval of Bacteroidales bacterium harbors:
- a CDS encoding metallophosphatase family protein: MTKIGLLSDTHGYIDDKLLDFFKDVDEIWHAGDSGDYESVIKRLEEIKTVRAVYGNIDGQDIRIHYPEHNRFRIEEADVWITHIGGYPGRYDRKVKPEIFRNPPRLFISGHSHILKVVFDDKLNCLHINPGAYGKSGMHKVRTAIRFDIRGRDFLNMEILEVKR, encoded by the coding sequence ATGACAAAAATCGGCTTACTTTCCGACACTCACGGATATATTGATGATAAATTGCTTGATTTTTTTAAAGATGTTGATGAAATTTGGCATGCAGGAGATTCCGGCGATTATGAGTCAGTGATTAAACGTTTGGAAGAGATAAAAACTGTAAGAGCTGTTTACGGAAATATTGACGGGCAAGATATTCGAATTCATTATCCGGAACACAACCGATTCAGGATTGAAGAAGCCGATGTTTGGATTACACATATCGGCGGTTATCCGGGAAGATATGACAGAAAAGTAAAACCGGAAATTTTCAGAAATCCGCCGAGATTATTTATTTCAGGACATTCACATATTCTAAAAGTAGTTTTTGACGATAAATTAAATTGTTTGCACATAAATCCGGGGGCATACGGCAAATCCGGTATGCACAAAGTAAGAACGGCAATTCGATTTGATATCAGAGGTCGAGATTTCTTGAATATGGAAATATTGGAGGTTAAAAGATAA